GTACCTCCGGTTGGAACTGCTGTGATTTGTGCATCACATACACCTCCACAAGAAATTCCCTGATCCAGGTTAATTGATGCCGTAAGTAAAGCAGGTTCTGTTAATGTAAATGGCTCAACATGCTGACAGTTATTCGCATCGGTAATCGTCACATCATAATTAACTCCTCCACATAAGTTTGTCGCAGTATTTCCCACAAAAGTGATCCCGTTAATCCATTGAACGGTATAAGGACCTGTACCTCCTGAAGGATTAATAGTCACCGATCCGTCACACACGCCATTACATGATATTGGGGTGACTACTGTTAAATTAGCAGCTATTGCTGTTGGCTCAGTTACTACAATAGTCTCGGTATCCGTACATCCATTTGCATCCGTTACTGTAACCGTATACGTTCCCGCTCCTATATTCGCATTTACAGGAGTGGTAGGCCCATTTGACCAGGCATATCCATAATTCAAGGTTCCTCCAATAGCACTAGCTGTAATTGATGCTGTTAAATCACCATTACATTGAATAAATGCGGTCTGAGTAATACTTGCAACTAATGGATCTGGCTCTGTAATTGTCACCTGGTCCGTTGCTGTACAACCATGATCATCTGTTACAGTTAAGGTATAAGTTCCAGCGCCAACATTTGTTAAACCTGGCGTTGTTGGTCCACTTGACCATAAATAATTGTACCCAACTGTACCTCCAGTTGTAATTGAATTAATATTTACTGTTTGATCCCCATTACATAAAATGGTTCCGACAGTTACTAAAGTTGTTGTTAAAACCGCTGGTTGTGTTAAGTTCACATTATGTGTAACAGAACACCCTCCCGCGTCAGTAATGGTCACATCATAAGAACCTGCACATAAACTTCCCTGAGTAGGTCCTGTTGCACCTCCTGGCCATGTAATGGTTAGTGGCGCTGTACCTCCCGAAGCATTGATAGTCACATTTCCATCACATACACCATTACAAGAAATAACCGTATTTACAGTTGATGAAACAATAATAGGTGTAGGATCGGAAACTGTAATTGATCCGGTCACAGAACACATCTTTGCATCGGTTACAGTTACATTATAAGTTCCCGCACATAAATTCGAATGCGAAGCAGTAGCTGGCAACCCATTATCCCAGGCATAAGTATATGGTCCCTGACCTCCGGTAGGTGCCGCTGTAATACTTGCATCACACTGTCCCGGACATGAGATCGGTCCCGTCTGCGTAACATTTGGAAGTATAAGCGTAGGCTCATTTACAGTTGCAGTTGTTGTTGCTGTACATCCGTCTCCCACAGACGTCACCGTTATAGTGTAAGTTTGAGCAGTCAAGTTTGACGCTGTTGGCGTGGTTTGTCCGGCTGCTGGTGCAGGTGACCACGCATAAGTAAATGAACTTGCACAATTACCAAAACGTACATTTGGTCGGTTTGTAGATGTTGCAGTCATTGCTGTACTACTACAAACAGAAAGCGTATTATCATGGAAATATCTTACTGACTGATTCGTAGTTGGAGTATATCTTGTCAATGCATTACCACTTGCTGTAGAAGTTGGACTGTTAAAACATACCTCAACTACCAAATTAGATAATCCATCCCAAAAATATTTTACATCAAAATTATGGGTATTCCAACCCGTAGATAATGTATGCGTCTTAGGGGTAAAAACTTCCGTTAACCCGGTCTCCCAACCTCCTGTTAGATCAGTCGCAGAAGTACAACCCATACGAATCGTAAAATTGGCATAATTTATCGTGGTTCCTATACTGGCGACATCCAATCCCAAAGAACTAATCGTTCCAGGCAACACACCGGCAGCAGTTAATTCAGCTGCTGTAAATAACATTTGATGACGTGCTCCATTAAAGCTATTTCCATAAGGAGCAGGGAATGTACTAAAGGTATTGGTTGCAGTTCCCGTTCCAATTGGAACAGAAGTTGGAGTCGTACACGCATCAGTACTTACCCCACAAGTTGGATATGCTCGCGCATAAATAGCACCATCCGAACCACCATTACATGTTACAGAATCCACACTGTCAATCACCACCGTTGGTGGAACTGGTTCTTGAATAATAGCAGATTGAGATTGAGTACAACCATTGGCATCGGTAACTGTCAAAGTATATGTTCCGGCACATTTACCCATGATAGAAGATGTGGTTTCCCCACTACTCCACAAATAAGATAGTGGTGCCTGCCCCCCAAAGACAGAGGTACTAATTGCCCCTATACACGTGGATGAACAATCATCATCCGTAATATTGGTAATCGTAATTGATATTGGAAAAGCATCCTGAATGACAAATAGAGTATCCCATGTATTCGTGGATGGATCGGGATCACCCAAATCCCGGACTTGCAATCCATAAAATCCAGCACACATACCGGTAATACTCGCTAACCCCTGACAACACCAAGTTCCTGTAGGTGCCCAGGTATATTGATATGGCCCAACACCCCCTGAAGCGACTACCGTTGCCGTACCGTCACACACACCGTTACAACTGATATTGGTGGTTGTTAATGCTCCTGTTAGATTTGACGGAGGTGGAATAATCACTTGAATTGCAACTGAGTTTACACCCGAAATCGGACAAGCACTATCACTCGCCTGAAAAGTTACCGTATTATTTGTATTCATCCCCGCAGGCACCGTCCAACAGATGGTTGCAGTCACCGGGTTTGTTCCTGAATAAGATACTGTTGACCCAGGTAATGCAGAAGTTGCATTTGAAATCACTGTCACAACATCAGTTAAGTTTGAATCACTAAATACTGCATCGAAACAAAATTGATCACCCACATTAGCAGTAACCTCTAAAGGCCCTGTAAATGAAGCTGATCCTGATGTATTCACTAAATTTGTTAATGCTGTTGGGACATTAGGAATCTTGTTAGGATAATTCAGTACAACAAACTGAATATCGCGCTGAACTGTTGAGATTACCTGACCGGCTCCATTGTACTCAGTAACTCGAACTACGATAATAAAGTTACCTGTAATTGTTGGCGTAAAATTTAACTGTCCCGTAGCCGCATCAATAGTGATCCCAGGAATTGGAACGGTAGCAGAATATCCGGAATTATATGACAGGTTACCACTCGCTTCTCTTGCTGTTACCAATTCATATGTTAAACTATCTCCATCATTTTCAACTACACCATAATTATAATTTACTGCCTGATTTACCAAAACATATGGAATTGGTGGCGCTGTATATTCTGGCGAACTATTATTCGGATATAAAACAGAATTTAAAGTTGCTGTGATAAAGAAACCGTTGCTATTTACCCCCCCAACTACATTGACAGCAACGTTTCTCGCAAAATTGCTAAACGAAAAAGTATAATCCGAACAATGGGTGGATAATTGAACTATCCCGGTATACTCGTATTTCTGCATCCCAGGTAAAAAACCTCCATTACATGTACTTTGACCAATCATAGCCGGACAAATCTGAGAGACTTCAGTTCCCCCAACATTTTGAAGGGTCACTAATAAGTTTTGTGTTCCTGTACATGAACTGTTAATCGTAATACTCTCATTTCCTGTAACCGGAATTCCGGCACAATCTCGATAAACTGTCAGAGTCACCAAAAAAGAGTCATTTCCCAAGTGTTCGTAGGTAATTTCACCACCTGCAATGTGCGTGGCATTTGCGGTAGACGGCAAAAACCATGAAAGGCTAATTATCGACAAGAGGAGTAATAAATGCTTCATATATGTAGTTCTAGGTTCAATTTTATGTGTAATACGCTCCTTATGAGACGTAAAGACACACCAATTAGTTGCCATTTTTTTAATGGCACTAAAATACAAGGAAAAGTTGTTAATAAAAATTAATTTCTATCCAATCAGATCTCCCGGATTATTATAGGAGTCTCCAGACACTAAACCTAGCTCACCTTTTTCGTTTTCAGCCATTAATAACATTCCCTCAGAAACAACTCCACGAATTTTTCTTGGAGGCAAATTCATCAAAACAGTCACCTGTTTATTAACAATTTCTTCCGGGCTAAATTGTTGAGCAATACCTGAAACAATGGTTCTAATATCTAATCCGGTATCAACTTTTAACTTCAGCAACTTATCTGCTTTTTTGACTTTTTCCGCTTCCAGTACTTTACCGATTCGCACATCCATTTTCAAAAAGTCATCAAAAGAGATATTTTCTTTTTGTGATAAAACCTCTTTTTTTTGTGACTCTTTTTCCTTTTCAGCTTTTCGCACATTCAACTTTTCCACCTGCTTTTCGATCAACTCATCCTCGATTTTTGAAAATAACAATCCAGGCTTTTGAAATTGTGCTCCTGCCGGTAACAAATCAGATTTTCCTGCAACGTTCCAGTTTTTATTTTCTTGATTCAAGAACGTATTTAGCTTATCACTGGTATGTGGTAAAAATGGTCTTAAAACAATGGCTAGATTCGCTACAATTTGATTCGAAACATGCAAGATGGTCTCTACTCGTTTCGGATCCGTTTTAGCTAATTTCCATGGCTCAGTATCCGCTAAATATTTATTTCCTAATCTTGCCAAATACATCGCAGCACTCAATGCTTCACGATATTTATGCGCTTTGATTTTTTCCGCGATTTTAACCGGAATTTCAGCCATTTCATTGAGCACTTGCTGATCAACTTCGGTCAACTCTCCCAACTCCGGCATTACACCACCATAGTATTTATTCGTCAATACCAATGAACGATTCACAAAGTTTCCTAAAATGGCAACCAGCTCATTATTCACTCTGGCCTGATAGTCTTTCCAGGTAAATTCACTATCCTTATTCTCAGGTGCAATGGAGGTCAAAACATACCTCAATTCATCTTCTTTGCCTTCAAATTCAGAAATATACTCATGTAACCACACGGCCCACTCCCTGGAAGTTGAAATTTTATCTCCTTCCAAATTCAAGAACTCATTGGCAGGTACATTATACGGTAAATTTAAGTTACCATGTGCTTTTAGTAGAATTGGGAAAATAATTGCATGGAATACAATATTATCCTTAGCGATAAAGTGAGTTAGATGTGTATTTTCATCCTTCACCCAGTAATCTTCCCAATTTTTATTCTTGTCTTTCGCCCACTGTTTGGTTGCGGAAATATAACCAATAGGTGCATCTAACCACACATACAACACTTTGCCGTCCGCATCTTTTAACGGTACTGGAACTCCCCAATCTAAATCTCTGGTCATTGCTCTGGCTCCCAAACCTCCATCAATCCAACTCATGCACTGTCCCAACACCTGATTTCTCCATTCGGCTGGAACATGTTGTTCTTCCCCGTCTAATTTTCCGGTTTTAATCCATTCTTTCAACCACTCCTCATCACGATTCATTGGCAAATACCAATGTTTGGTCGTTTTCATTTTGGGAGTCTTCCCGGATAAAGTGGATTTTGGATCAATCAACTCAGTTGGACTTAATGCCGTACCACACTTCTCACATTGATCTCCGTAAGCATTTTCATTTCCACATTTAGGACATGTTCCAGTCACATAACGATCAGCTAGAAACTGATTAAATTCCTCATCATAAAACTGTTCCGACTCTTCAACTTCAAAAACATCATTCTCCACTAATTTCAAAAAGAATTCTGAGGCAGTTTCATGATGCAATTCAGAAGAAGTTCTGTGATATATATCAAAATCAATCCCAAAATCAGCAAATGCTTTTTTATTGATATCATGATATTTATCTACAATTTCCTGCGGAGTAATCCCTTCTTTTTTGGCCCGTAAAGTAATTGCTGCACCATGCTCGTCCGATCCACAAACAAATACTACATCCTCCTCATTCATTCTTAAAAACTTCACATAGATATCTGCTGGCAAATAAGCCCCGGCAATATGCCCAATATGTAATGGTCCGTTTGCATAAGGTAATGCGGAAGTAACTAAATGTCTTTTTGGATTTGAAGTCATGACAGCTTTAATATTTAGCGCGCAAATATAGTTTGATTCTCTATGATTTCACATAGAATCAAGCCGTACATTCAATCAGAGATCAACTAAAAAACACTTTCTTTTAAATTATAGAGCTTTTCTGCAGTTTCCCAAAGCGATTTCCTGTGATTTGGATGGGCCATATATATTAAGCATTTTAATTTTACACCTAACGTAAGAAAAGTAAAATTAACTTGTCTAAATTACTATATATTTTTCTACATTTGTAAACACATTAGTCTATGTATAAGATTAATGTTTAAACTCTATAAATAACACTTTTTATTAATTCTAAATTCAAGTAAATCTCATGAAAAATTTATTCTTGATCTTCTTGTTTTGTGCTTCTATTTTTATGGTGAATGCACAAATAACTAAAACAATTACTCCTTATCAAGTAAAAACAGGCTCTCATACTAAAAATCTAACCACAGGCAATTATAGCTGGCTGTATTCAACTACCGAATTAAAAGCGGGTTTTATCGGGAACGATCTAAATACCGAATATTCTAGAAAAGCTTTAGCATACTTCGATCTAGGCAATTTAAACGTAGGGGATTTGACCCAGGTGAAACTCAAATTTAAAATGAATAAAATCCAATACGCACCTGGTGATCAATCCAATGCAAATATTGGTATTGTGTCTTTTCCATATATATGTACAGCTTCTAATGGTCCTGACGTTCACAATTGGTTTAACAATTCACCTTTTTATTTAAAGGAAGTTAGCACCAACGTTACTTCAGCCTCCTCACCAGCGGCTTTTACAATCACCATTCCAGGAACTTACACATCTCCATCTGGAGCTACATACACCATAGACCTAACCACTCTGGGATCTGCAAATAACAATCAGTTCACCATTGGTTTCACCTGTTCTCAAACTATGGCTTGCACAAGAGTTGCCGAATTCACTGATGTAAAAATAGAAATCACACATTGTGGTGCACTTGGCAATATATCTGGTTTAACTTCATCAACAGGTACGAATTCTGTACAGCTATCCTGGAATTCTGTTAATCATGCCTCTTCATATGAAATTTATGATTGCTCCGGAAATCTAATAGGAACAACTACATCAACATCATACACACATTCAAACCTTTCTCCAGGAACCAGCTATCAATATAAGGTTAAACCTGTAAATGGATGTAATCCATCAAACCTGTCTAATTGTATTACTGCGGTTACCAAACTATCCACTCCTAGTAATCTGACCATCAACACCAATTCTAATTCAAGTGTAACTCTTAATTGGAATTCATCAAGTGGAGCCAATTACTATCAAATATATAGTTGCTCAGGAACCCAAATTGCAAATAATGTAACGGGTACATCCAAAACAATCAACAATCTTCAATCAGGTGTTAGTCACTCATTTAAAATAAGAGCGGTAAAAAGTTCTACAAATGTATATTCTACGTATTCCTCTTGCAAAACCGTCACACTTGCACCTTCAACTCCTGTAAATATCTCAGCAAATCCAACTTCACATAATTCTGTTCAATTAAGTTGGAGCCCAAGTATCGGAGCAAATTCATATAAGATTTACAATTGTAATGGCACGCTTATAGGTACCTCAAACACCAATAACTACACACATAACGGACTAACTCAATTAACAACATATACCTATAGAATTAAAGCTTTTAATTCTGGAGGAGGGTCTCCTAATTCTAACTGTGTATCTACATTGACTCCGATTGCTACTCCAACAGGGCTCACATCTATTGATGTTGATGAAGACTTTGTAGAACTTGAATGGAACCCTGTATCTGGCGCTTCATATTATGAAATTTATAATTGTAACGGGAATCTAATTCAATCTAACATCAATGCAACTTCAACTTTTGTTTCTAATCTTACTTCTGGAAACTATTATTCCTTCAAAGTAAGAGCTATTGGAAGTGGAAGCACTTCATTCTTATCTTCATGCTATGGCGTATACACCTTAACAAAATCCGCAGTAGTATCTGTAACAACCGTTTCTCAATCTGAGTTAGCGCTAAATTGGAGTCCTATCAATGGAGCAATTCTGTACAGGATCTATAACTGTAATAATAATTTCATTGCCTCTACTACATCAACCAGCTACAACGCTACTAATCTTAATTCTTCAACTCAATATGGCTACATAGTCAAATCGGTTAATGGAGACAATGTAGAAACTTCTGCAAATTGTGTTACAGGAATAACGAGAACAGCTACACCTACAGGTTTTTACGTTGAAATAGTTAATTCATCAAAACTAAAACTACACTGGGACATGCATCAAAATGCCCAGACCATCGAAATATTTGATTGCAATGGAAATTTTATTGACTATCAAGATGGCGATGAAGATGCTATGAATATAACAAACCTTACTTCCGGAACAAATTATAGTTTTAAAATTAGAGCAGGAGCAAGTAGTTCAGCTGGAGGAGCATCTGCTTTTACATCATGCATCACTAAAGCCCCAGTTCCTAAGACACCTACCAACTTTACCATAACACCAATTTCGAGCAAAAAACTACACTTACAATGGAATCCTTCTTATGGCGAAACGGGAATTGTCAGTTACCATATCTACGATTGTAATGGAAACTTGATAGATTACACTATAGATGAAACAACCTATGAAATGAATGGTCTCAAAGAAGGAAAATATTACGAATATTATGTAGTGGCTCGAGTGGGCAATGGAAACTCTGCCCCAACAAACTGCGTTGGTAATTACACTTTGCCAGACAAACCTAAACTATATGTAGATGATATAAGCTCAAACTCGGCAGAGCTTAGTGTTGAAGCAAACGGGATATATAACCTCATCGAAATATATGATTGCAACGGAAACTTTGTTAAAACCCAAATATATCAGGATGAAGTGATTCAAAATTTAAATTCATCACAAGCATATCATTTTAAGGCCAGAGTTGCTAATGGTGGTGGTTGGTCTGAATTTTCTGACTGTGTTTCATTCTCTACAACATCCGTTGCCCCTCCAAAAAACACAAACGATATGCCTCAATATAAAAAGGCTTCAGACTCCCAAAACTCTAAAGTTGATAATAATACTTTACAGGTGTACCCTAACCCAATTAATGGTGGAGCTATCTATTTCAATAAAGTAATAAACGCTTCTATATATGATTCTCACGGGAAACTTATCAAAACAGTTACCAATGCAAGTTTTCTGAATATAGATTCATTGCAAAATGGCATCTACATTATCCGATCAGAAAATGGAGAGGTAGTCAAAATAGTAAAACAATAGTTTAGCTTCTCGGTAGCTTTTCTTTCATTTAGAAAAGCTACCGAGAAATTATTTCATTGTTTAACCCTACCTAAAAAACACTTTCTTTTAAATTATAGAGCTTTTCTGCAATTTCCCAAAGCGATTTCCTGTGATTTGGGTGAGCAATGTTGATTAATGCTTTAATCCGTTGGTAAATATTCTTCCCAAACAGATTGGCCACCCCCCATTCGGTCACCACATAATGTACATGCGCTCTGGTAGTCACTACTCCAGCACCCTCTTGTAAAGTTGGTACAATTCGGCTTATCCCCTTATGTGTTTGCGAAGGCAATGCAATGATGGGCTTTCCACCCTCGGACAATGCCGCACCTCTGATATAGTCCATTTGTCCCCCTACACCGGAATACATTTTTGTTCCAATACTATCGGCACAAACCTGTCCGGTGATATCTACCTCAATCGCACTATTAATGGCTACAACTTTTGGGTTTTGACGAATATTTGAAACATCATTTACCCATTCGGCATCAGCCATAAAAAACATAGGGTTATCATCTATGAAATCATATAATTTCTTTGATCCCAAGGCAAATCCACATGTGATTTTTCCCTGATGTGTTTTTTTATTTTTTCCATTGATCACACCTCTTTGCACCAGATCCACAATTCCATCAGAAATCATCTCCGAATGGATCCCCAAATTTCGATGGTGCTTTAATTGAGATAAAGCAGCATCCGGGATTGCACCAATTCCCATTTGCAAGGTAGAACCATCTTCTATCATTTCCGCAATGTACTTCCCAATCTGTACTTCTGCTTCGGTAGGGACAGATTTTCCGTGTGAAGGTAATGGTGTATCCACCTCCACAAAACTATCCAGTTTAGATATGTGAATGACTCCATCTCCATGAGACCTTGGCATTTGCTTATTGATTTGCGCAATGACATATTTCGCTGAGTCTACTGCAGCTCTGGTCGCCTCCACCGAAACACCTAAGGAACAAAACCCATGACGATCGGGAGGCGAAACTGAA
This genomic interval from bacterium SCSIO 12643 contains the following:
- the metG gene encoding methionine--tRNA ligase — its product is MTSNPKRHLVTSALPYANGPLHIGHIAGAYLPADIYVKFLRMNEEDVVFVCGSDEHGAAITLRAKKEGITPQEIVDKYHDINKKAFADFGIDFDIYHRTSSELHHETASEFFLKLVENDVFEVEESEQFYDEEFNQFLADRYVTGTCPKCGNENAYGDQCEKCGTALSPTELIDPKSTLSGKTPKMKTTKHWYLPMNRDEEWLKEWIKTGKLDGEEQHVPAEWRNQVLGQCMSWIDGGLGARAMTRDLDWGVPVPLKDADGKVLYVWLDAPIGYISATKQWAKDKNKNWEDYWVKDENTHLTHFIAKDNIVFHAIIFPILLKAHGNLNLPYNVPANEFLNLEGDKISTSREWAVWLHEYISEFEGKEDELRYVLTSIAPENKDSEFTWKDYQARVNNELVAILGNFVNRSLVLTNKYYGGVMPELGELTEVDQQVLNEMAEIPVKIAEKIKAHKYREALSAAMYLARLGNKYLADTEPWKLAKTDPKRVETILHVSNQIVANLAIVLRPFLPHTSDKLNTFLNQENKNWNVAGKSDLLPAGAQFQKPGLLFSKIEDELIEKQVEKLNVRKAEKEKESQKKEVLSQKENISFDDFLKMDVRIGKVLEAEKVKKADKLLKLKVDTGLDIRTIVSGIAQQFSPEEIVNKQVTVLMNLPPRKIRGVVSEGMLLMAENEKGELGLVSGDSYNNPGDLIG
- a CDS encoding fibronectin type III domain-containing protein; protein product: MKNLFLIFLFCASIFMVNAQITKTITPYQVKTGSHTKNLTTGNYSWLYSTTELKAGFIGNDLNTEYSRKALAYFDLGNLNVGDLTQVKLKFKMNKIQYAPGDQSNANIGIVSFPYICTASNGPDVHNWFNNSPFYLKEVSTNVTSASSPAAFTITIPGTYTSPSGATYTIDLTTLGSANNNQFTIGFTCSQTMACTRVAEFTDVKIEITHCGALGNISGLTSSTGTNSVQLSWNSVNHASSYEIYDCSGNLIGTTTSTSYTHSNLSPGTSYQYKVKPVNGCNPSNLSNCITAVTKLSTPSNLTINTNSNSSVTLNWNSSSGANYYQIYSCSGTQIANNVTGTSKTINNLQSGVSHSFKIRAVKSSTNVYSTYSSCKTVTLAPSTPVNISANPTSHNSVQLSWSPSIGANSYKIYNCNGTLIGTSNTNNYTHNGLTQLTTYTYRIKAFNSGGGSPNSNCVSTLTPIATPTGLTSIDVDEDFVELEWNPVSGASYYEIYNCNGNLIQSNINATSTFVSNLTSGNYYSFKVRAIGSGSTSFLSSCYGVYTLTKSAVVSVTTVSQSELALNWSPINGAILYRIYNCNNNFIASTTSTSYNATNLNSSTQYGYIVKSVNGDNVETSANCVTGITRTATPTGFYVEIVNSSKLKLHWDMHQNAQTIEIFDCNGNFIDYQDGDEDAMNITNLTSGTNYSFKIRAGASSSAGGASAFTSCITKAPVPKTPTNFTITPISSKKLHLQWNPSYGETGIVSYHIYDCNGNLIDYTIDETTYEMNGLKEGKYYEYYVVARVGNGNSAPTNCVGNYTLPDKPKLYVDDISSNSAELSVEANGIYNLIEIYDCNGNFVKTQIYQDEVIQNLNSSQAYHFKARVANGGGWSEFSDCVSFSTTSVAPPKNTNDMPQYKKASDSQNSKVDNNTLQVYPNPINGGAIYFNKVINASIYDSHGKLIKTVTNASFLNIDSLQNGIYIIRSENGEVVKIVKQ
- a CDS encoding acetyl-CoA hydrolase/transferase family protein — its product is MYTPVSPQEALKIVKSNDRIYIHTAAAAPQELINALTDRADELRAVEIVHLHIEGKAPYAHKKYSESFHVNSLFVGPNLRKPTQSQGNASYVPIFLSEVPLMFRRKIMKIDVALISVSPPDRHGFCSLGVSVEATRAAVDSAKYVIAQINKQMPRSHGDGVIHISKLDSFVEVDTPLPSHGKSVPTEAEVQIGKYIAEMIEDGSTLQMGIGAIPDAALSQLKHHRNLGIHSEMISDGIVDLVQRGVINGKNKKTHQGKITCGFALGSKKLYDFIDDNPMFFMADAEWVNDVSNIRQNPKVVAINSAIEVDITGQVCADSIGTKMYSGVGGQMDYIRGAALSEGGKPIIALPSQTHKGISRIVPTLQEGAGVVTTRAHVHYVVTEWGVANLFGKNIYQRIKALINIAHPNHRKSLWEIAEKLYNLKESVF